The Hevea brasiliensis isolate MT/VB/25A 57/8 chromosome 1, ASM3005281v1, whole genome shotgun sequence DNA segment CattttaaataatttgttagaAATTAGGTGTTATTTCTTTCTACGTTATAGACTATAATCATCTTGTTCTAGATCCCTGATGCATAACAGCATTGTATTCACAATTCCGCTCCCTAACTACTCAACTTTTGTCAACTATACTTTCTTCATTTACAATTCTTTCTAAGGCAATCATTATGAGTGGAAGAAAAGGAGAAGACTTCTTATGGTTCCTTTCTTAAGCAAGTTGTGTCATGGATTCAttctttgattaaaaaaaatcccCTAATTCTGAAAAGATCTCAGCTTTTCTCCTATTCATTGTTCTTCTTCTGCTTCACCCAAAACATTTACAAATTCCACAACTATTTCTTTATGAATCATATTTATCATTCTAAGCAATTCATTCATGCAACCTATACAGTCGGTTCATGTACCCTAGTACTCCCTTTTCCCAAAATGATTCAAATTCGAGTCTATATTCTAAAAGACCATCAATTTCATCAGCTTTTATTCAGCAGTCTTACTAAATTACTGCAATGTGAACCTAAGCCAGGAAAAATTATAGATACAATCATTAATATTCACTTCtttttaaaacaaaaaataaaaaatccatTTCTACATTTGTATTAAAgcaccttccctagtgccttgtgaaaTCTCAGTGCCATCACTTCATTACGAAGGCATCCATAAGCTACATTTGAAAGCCTAATACTTACTTAACTCTCTACTATAaccatattttttttcttcttgtaCAAGACCACTTACAATATCATATCCTATTGAGCATCCCCAATTAGCTCTCCTTTGTATCAACTATCAACAAACAATGAAATGTATGGACGAATTTATATTGGAACATGACAATTCCTCCCTCATATTCAACAGATAGTCTCATATATTAAATTGGCTCATAAATTAAAATGGCCATTCACTTACTAATTTTTTCAatctcaaaaatttataaattatatcaaCATGCACTTGCACATGTATTAAGAGTAAAAAACCATCAGAGTTGCTCAAGTGAGTGACAGGTAAAgagggaataaaaaaaaaaaaaaaaaaaaaaaccttctgcGGCGGTGCTGAGTTCACTGGGAAGCTTGGAGACAAGGCAAGCAGAAGCAATCACATTATGGAGGGGCAAAAGTGAGCTCAATTCTCGCCGAACAAATCTTCCACTTTCCAATCAAATGCCACAACGTTAGATCATAAAGAACGAAAACACACGTAGGGCATAACAGAAGTCAGAAATATTGAAAAtgcgaagaaaaagaagaaggaggAGGTTGTTACCTTGGAGAAGAAGGGGAAATTCGCGACTGGCGGAGAGTCAAATTGGGACGAGTCCATGAGCGAATCGAAGCTGATAAAGGGATTCTTCCGGTTGCTGATTCGGTTGCAGTGGTGGCTCTCCATGTTGCCCGCATCAAGGTAGATGTGGATCTCCCCGCAATTGCCCAAGGTGCCATTTTCCTTGGTTTGCTTTCTCTGCCCTGTGAACCCTAAAACCTCTATAAAACCCCATTTCCAGTTACTCATTTATGAGCTTTCGGACCCATTATCTGAGCCCAACCCAATTTAAGCCTTAGATCG contains these protein-coding regions:
- the LOC110651956 gene encoding uncharacterized protein LOC110651956 — its product is MAPWAIAGRSTSTLMRATWRATTATESATGRIPLSASIRSWTRPNLTLRQSRISPSSPSGRFVRRELSSLLPLHNVIASACLVSKLPSELSTAAEGRFANYLSPI